One genomic region from Salvia hispanica cultivar TCC Black 2014 chromosome 2, UniMelb_Shisp_WGS_1.0, whole genome shotgun sequence encodes:
- the LOC125206064 gene encoding beta-amyrin 6-beta-monooxygenase-like: MDTLIPFLLPLLLLPLSVYLIFSIRKRDKNPPPGSMGWPVLGENMELARIGSQKLVKERMQKYSRDAFKTSLFGEKIAVLCGAQGNKFIFNNHCELFAPWSPPSMVKAMFPDLERTRHLEPKATFYNFHYDILKPDSLKKYVPMMDLLSYEHFETKWRGASVVEALPLAKKYALSLACRIFMNMEGWDHTGDFLKSFSLLTKGILSLPINLPGTALNRAVKGGRVVRNELMRITEERRREMREAESKGEDLLSKMVVETNEDGEYMSDSAIANVFIGLLVGAEYEISSLITIVIYYLAELPHIYNQVLEEQMEIAKSKGPNEHLTMKDLEKMKYTWDVVRECLRLTPPSLGAFKESTAEFTFAGFTIPKGWKVMWTSHSSHMNPDYFQEPEKFDPLRFEGSGPEPYTYVPFGGGARMCPGRSYTKLVTLVFTHNLVTRFRLEKVIPNEKMLFSVSPTPAHGLPLRLHPHKK; the protein is encoded by the exons ATGGATACCTTAATtccatttcttcttcctctcctccttcttcctctctctGTATACCTCATCTTTTCCATCCGGAAAAGGGATAAAAACCCTCCTCCAGGCTCCATGGGTTGGCCGGTTCTCGGAGAAAACATGGAGCTCGCCCGTATAGGCTCACAGAAGCTAGTGAAAGAGAGAATGCAAAAATACTCTCGAGATGCATTCAAAACCTCCTTGTTTGGAGAGAAAATAGCCGTGCTATGCGGCGCACAAGGCAACAAGTTCATCTTCAACAACCACTGCGAGCTCTTCGCTCCATGGTCGCCTCCTTCAATGGTCAAGGCCATGTTCCCGGATCTCGAAAGAACCAGGCATCTAGAGCCAAAGGCCACTTTCTACAACTTCCACTACGACATCCTCAAGCCGGACTCCTTGAAGAAGTATGTCCCCATGATGGACTTATTGTCTTATGAACATTTTGAAACCAAATGGAGAGGTGCCTCAGTGGTGGAGGCTCTTCCGTTGGCGAAGAAGTACGCCCTCTCGTTGGCGTGCAGGATATTCATGAACATGGAGGGTTGGGATCACACGGGCgatttcttgaaatccttTTCTCTTCTCACAAAAGGAATCCTTTCTTTGCCGATAAACTTGCCTGGGACGGCCCTGAACCGTGCGGTGAAAGGAGGGAGAGTGGTTCGTAATGAGCTGATGAGGATCACGGAGGAGAGGAGGAGGGAGATGAGGGAGGCCGAGAGCAAGGGAGAGGACTTGCTGTCGAAGATGGTGGTGGAAACGAATGAAGATGGGGAATACATGAGTGATAGCGCCATTGCTAATGTCTTTATTGGGTTGCTTGTTGGAGCTGAGTATGAAATCTCTTCATTGATCACTATTGTCATATATTATCTTGCTGAGCTTCCCCACATTTACAATCAGGTTTTGGAAG AACAAATGGAGATTGCGAAATCGAAAGGCCCAAATGAGCATCTGACGATGAAggatttggagaagatgaagtacACGTGGGACGTGGTGCGCGAGTGCTTGAGGCTAACACCGCCTTCACTAGGAGCATTCAAAGAGAGCACTGCTGAATTCACTTTTGCCGGTTTCACCATTCCTAAAGGATGGAAG GTAATGTGGACGTCTCATTCATCCCACATGAACCCTGACTACTTCCAGGAGCCGGAGAAGTTTGATCCATTACGGTTTGAGGGGAGTGGGCCGGAACCTTACACGTACGTACCGTTTGGAGGAGGAGCGCGTATGTGCCCCGGGAGAAGCTATACTAAGCTTGTAACATTGGTGTTCACCCACAATTTGGTGACAAGGTTTAGACTTGAAAAGGTCATTCCAAATGAAAAGATGTTGTTCAGTGTTTCTCCTACACCAGCTCACGGCCTTCCCCTTCGCCTCCATcctcataaaaaatag